One window of Ciconia boyciana chromosome 10, ASM3463844v1, whole genome shotgun sequence genomic DNA carries:
- the TNS1 gene encoding tensin-1 isoform X6, with protein MGTTTCFSTSPSGDMMSANFTPRCWISGGPICTPRRWRRSAAFAKPWTRGSMRRRTMWWCCTTSADQALDRFAMKRFYEDKVVPVGQPSQKRYIHYFSGLLSGNIKMNNKPLFLHHVIMHGIPNFESKGGCRPFLKIYQAMQPVYTSGIYNVQGDSQTGICITIEPGLLLKGDILLKCYHKKFRSPTRDVIFRVQFHTCAVHDLDVVFGKEDLDEAFRDDRFPEYGKVEFVFSYGPEKIQGMEHLENGPSVSVDYNTSDPLIRWDSYENFNIQREDSAEGTWAEPPLPGKHLEKEVGHTQGPLDGSLYAKVKKKDSLHGSTGAVNAARLPLSATPNHVEHTLSVSSDSGNSTASTKTDRTDEPGVPGAPGGQAVLSPEEKRELDRLLVGFGLESAPPMHNHAPGPVPARLPAMPGRHVVPAQVHVNGNAVALVAERETDILDDELPNQDGHSVGSLGTLSSLDGTTTASEAGYQEAPRVGSLSSLPNGPSSCNGAEKLLKEGLYDGELLSNGGYPYNNQNALMGHQLRDPLPPLRPSASAQDHLAGYLQRPPGSHAPGWLQPQPLPGSQPYLYGYDPAGAYRSRSFPAVDTAKYDTTPVLPQAPARSTSSREAVQRGLNSWQQQGGSRPPSRLQEGGVESHSPSISSCSPQPSPLQLVPPHSHSMPEFPRAPSRREIEQSIEALDVLMLDLAPAVHKSQSVPSTSHQDKPAGPLLSSLSAQPIAGLYARPAPQVVQPRSFGTSVSPVVSEPGGKAYSPGEPDYGVHEYRETYSPYSYQLAPVPEPKSYSRAPAGAPMGILPLSTSYSPVGSQQLLVSSPPSPTVPPQTQMPPKGLESYEDLSRSAEEPLNLEGLVAHRVAGVQSREKPPEESAIPARKRTPSDSHYEKSSPEPSSPRSPTVLSPEVVSTIAANPGGRPKEPHLHSYKEAFEEMEGASPTSPPSGGVRSPPGLAKTPLSALGLKPHNPAEILLHPVGEPRSYVESVARTATMGKGGSLPAAQPGGPEVPARNGSFANSFTAPSPVSTSSPIHSVDGASLRSYPSEGSPHGTVTPPHASAEPVHRSPVNSQMPSAHSSYQNSSPSSFAIVQGGVPGSAYASPEYPDGRGGLQPDLQARPQPQVNVVGVHVLPGSPRALHRTVATNTPPSPGFGRRAVNPSVSGAPGSPGLGRHTAAAHGNLVAPPGSPSLARHQAAAAVPPGSPLYGYPSPEERRPTLSRQSSSSGYQPPSTPSFPVSPAYYPGTSTPHSSSPDSAAYRQGSPTLQPALPEKRRMSAGDRSNSLPNYATINGKASSPLSSGMSSPSGGSAVTFSHTLPDFSKFSMPDISPETRANVKFVQDTSKYWYKPEISREQAIALLKDREPGAFIIRDSHSFRGAYGLAMKVASPPPTVMQQNKKGDITNELVRHFLIETSPRGVKLKGCPNEPNFGCLSALVYQHSIMPLALPCKLVIPDRDPMEEKKDTVSATNSATDLLKQGAACNVLFINSVEMESLTGPQAIAKAVAETLVADPTPTATIVHFKVSAQGITLTDNQRKLFFRRHYPLNTVTFCDLDPQERKWTKTDGSGPAKLFGFVARKQGSTTDNICHLFAELDPDQPAAAIVNFVSRVMLGSGQKR; from the exons GTGCTGGATTTCGGGTGGCCCGATCTGCACACCCCGGCGCTGGAGAAGATCTGCAGCATTTGCAAAGCCATGGACACGTGGCTCAATGCGGCGCCGCACAATGTGGTGGTGCTGCACAACAAG CGCTGACCAGGCTCTGGACAGGTTTGCCATGAAGCGCTTCTATGAGGACAAGGTAGTGCCAGTGGGACAGCCATCCCAGAAGAG GTACATCCATTACTTCAGCGGGCTCCTGTCCGGCAACATCAAGATGAACAACAAGCCCCTCTTCCTCCACCACGTCATCATGCATGGCATCCCCAACTTTGAGTCGAAAGGCG GTTGTCGGCCCTTCCTGAAAATCTACCAGGCCATGCAGCCCGTCTACACCTCGGGGATCTA CAACGTGCAAGGGGACAGCCAGACGGGCATCTGCATCACCATTGAGCCCGGTTTGCTCCTCAAGGGCGATATCTTG CTGAAGTGTTACCACAAGAAGTTTCGCAGCCCGACCCGCGATGTGATTTTCCGCGTGCAGTTCCACACGTGCGCTGTGCACGACCTTGACGTTGTCTTTGGCAAGGAGGACCTGGATGAGGCCTTCAGAG ATGACCGCTTCCCTGAGTACGGGAAGGTGGAGTTCGTGTTCTCCTACGGCCCCGAGAAGATCCAAG gCATGGAGCACCTGGAGAACGGGCCCAGCGTTTCCGTGGACTACAACACGTCCGACCCACTCATCCGGTGGGACTCCTACGAGAACTTCAACATCCAGCGCGAGGACAGCGCGGAGGGCACCTGGGCTGAGCCGCCCCTGCCTGGCAAGCACCTGGAGAAAG AGGTTGGGCACACGCAAGGGCCCCTGGACGGGAGCCTCTACGCTAAAGTGAAGAAGAAAGACTCCCTCCACGGCAGCACCGGTGCCGTCAACGCCGCCCGCCTCCCGCTCTCGGCAACACCCAACCACGTCGAGCACACGCTCTCGGTGAGCAGCGACTCAGGCAACTCCACCGCCTCCACCAAGACCGACCGGACCGATGAGCCGGGGGTGCCCGGGGCGCCCGGCGGCCAGGCGGTGCTGAGCCCCGAGGAGAAGCGGGAGCTGGATCGTCTCCTTGTTGGCTTCGGCTTGGAGAGCGCGCCGCCCATGCACAACCACGCGCCCGGCCCCGTGCCGGCGCGCCTGCCTGCCATGCCGGGCCGCCACGTGGTGCCGGCTCAGGTGCATGTCAACGGGAATGCTGTGGCACTGGTGGCCGAGCGGGAGACGGATATCTTGGACGATGAGCTGCCCAACCAGGATGGGCACAGCGTGGGCAGCCTGGGCACGCTCTCCTCCTTGGATGGCACCACCACTGCCAGTGAGGCCGGCTACCAGGAGGCACCCCGGGTGGGCAGCCTTTCCTCCCTGCCCAATGGCCCCTCGAGCTGCAACGGGGCcgagaagctgctgaaggagggGCTGTACGATGGCGAGCTGCTCTCCAACGGCGGCTACCCTTACAACAACCAGAACGCCCTGATGGGCCACCAGCTCCGCGACCCGCTGCCTCCCTTGCGGCCCTCAGCATCTGCTCAGGACCACCTGGCCGGCTACCTGCAGCGCCCGCCGGGCTCTCACGCCCCAGgctggctccagccccagccgTTGCCCGGCTCCCAGCCCTACCTGTACGGCTACGACCCCGCCGGTGCCTACCGCTCCCGGTCCTTCCCGGCGGTGGACACTGCCAAGTACGACACGACCCCGGTGCTGCCCCAGGCTCCGGCTCGCAGCACCAGCAGCCGGGAGGCCGTGCAGAGGGGCTTGAattcctggcagcagcaaggagggAGCCGGCCACCTTCCCGGCTGCAGGAGGGCGGCGTGGAGAGCCACAGCCCCagcatctccagctgcagcccccagcccagtcCGCTGCAGCTGGTGCCCCCGCACAGCCACAGCATGCCCGAATTCCCCCGGGCGCCCTCCCGCCGGGAGATCGAGCAGTCCATCGAAGCGCTTGATGTCCTCATGCTGGACCTTGCGCCTGCCGTCCACAAATCGCAGAGCGTGCCTTCCACCTCCCACCAGGACAAGCCGGCGGGacccctgctctcctccctttcAGCCCAGCCCATTGCTGGTCTCTACGCCCGGCCGGCTCCACAAGTGGTCCAGCCGAGGTCCTTTGGCACCTCCGTGAGCCCCGTGGTCTCCGAGCCTGGAGGCAAAGCCTATTCCCCTGGGGAACCGGACTATGGGGTACATGAGTACCGGGAAACCTACTCGCCCTACAGCTACCAGCTGGCACCGGTGCCGGAGCCGAAGAGCTACAGCCGTGCCCCGGCCGGAGCACCGATGGGCATCCTCCCTCTCAGCACCTCCTACAGCCCTGTGGGGTCTCAGCAGCTCCTCGTGTCTTCCCCGCCTTCCCCCACCGTCCCGCCACAAACCCAGATGCCCCCCAAGGGACTGGAGAGCTACGAAGACCTGTCGAGGTCAGCAGAAGAGCCCTTGAATCTGGAGGGCCTGGTGGCCCACAGGGTGGCAG GGGTGCAGTCCCGGGAGAAGCCCCCAGAGGAGAGTGCCATCCCTGCCCGCAAGCGGACCCCCAGCGACAGCCACTATGAGAAGAGCTCACCGGAGCCCAGCTCGCCCCGCAGCCCCACCGTCCTCTCGCCCGAGGTGGTCAGCACCATCGCGGCCAACCCTGGAGGGAGGCCCAAAGAG cctcaCCTCCACAGCTACAAGGAAGCCTTCGAAGAGATGGAGGGTGCCTCTCCCACCAGCCCACCCTCCGGCGGCG TGCGTTCTCCCCCCGGCCTGGCCAAGACCCCGCTCTCAGCACTGGGGCTGAAACCCCACAACCCGGCTGAGATCCTGCTGCATCCAGTGGGAG AGCCCAGGAGCTACGTCGAGTCGGTGGCCCGCACGGCCACGATGGGCAAGGGAGGGAGCCTGCCCGCTGCCCAGCCCGGGGGCCCGGAGGTGCCTGCCAGGAACGGCAGCTTCGCCAACTCCTtcactgcccccagccctgtctcCACCAGCAGCCCCATTCACAGCGTGGACGG GGCCTCCCTCCGCAGCTACCCATCGGAGGGCAGCCCCCACGGCACGGTTACACCTCCCCACGCCTCGGCTGAGCCTGTTCACCGGTCGCCTGTCAACTCGCAGATGCCCTCTGCTCACAGCAGCTACCAAAACTCGTCTCCATCTTCCTTTGCGATAGTCCAAGGCGGGGTCCCGGGCTCAGCATATGCCAGCCCTGAGTACCCTGATGGCCGAGGTGGCCTCCAGCCGGACCTCCAAGCTCGGCCACAGCCGCAGGTCAATGTGGTGGGGGTCCACGTCCTGCCGGGGAGCCCCCGCGCCCTGCACCGGACAGTGGCTACCAACACGCCGCCCAGCCCTGGCTTCGGGCGAAGAGCTGTCAACCCCAGCGTGAGTGGCGCTCCTGGCAGCCCCGGGCTGGGCAGGCACACCGCGGCGGCCCACGGCAACCTGGTGGCCCCACCGGGGagccccagcctggccaggcaTCAAGCCGCGGCAGCCGTCCCCCCCGGCAGTCCCCTGTATGGCTACCCCAGCCCGGAGGAGAGGCGCCCGACGCTGTCTCGGCAGAGCAGCTCCTCCGGCTACCAGCCTCCCTCCACGCCGTCCTTCCCTGTCTCGCCGGCGTACTACCCTGGCACGAGCACGCCGCACTCCTCCTCCCCGGACTCGGCCGCCTACCGCCAGGGCAGCCCCACGCTGCAGCCTGCGCTGCCCGAGAAGCGGCGGATGTCGGCCGGGGACCGCTCCAACAGCCTGCCCAACTATGCCACCATCAACGGCAAGGCGTCCTCGCCCCTCTCCAGTGGCATGTCCAGCCCCAGCGGTGGGAGTGCCGTCACCTTCTCCCACACCCTGCCGGACTTCTCCAAGTTCTCTATGCCAG aCATCAGCCCTGAGACTCGTGCCAACGTCAAGTTTGTGCAGGACACTTCCAAGTACTGGTACAAACCGGAGATCTCCAGGGAGCAGG CCATCGCGCTGCTGAAGGACAGGGAGCCAGGGGCTTTTATCATCCGAGACAGCCACTCCTTCCGGGGAGCCTACGGCCTCGCCATGAAAGTAGCTTCTCCGCCTCCCACGGTCATGCAGCAGAACAAGAAAG GAGACATCACCAATGAGCTGGTGAGGCACTTCCTCATCGAGACCAGCCCGCGGGGTGTGAAACTAAAAGGATGCCCCAACGAGCCCAATTTTG gctGCCTCTCGGCTCTGGTGTACCAGCACTCCATCATGCCCTTGGCCCTGCCCTGCAAGCTGGTCATTCCTGACCGAG ATCccatggaggaaaagaaagacactGTGTCGGCCACCAACTCGGCCACAGACCTCCTCAAACAGGGTGCGG cctGCAACGTCCTCTTCATCAATTCGGTGGAGATGGAGTCGCTGACGGGCCCCCAGGCCATTGCAAAGGCTGTTGCTGAGACACTGGTGGCTGACCCCACGCCCACCGCTACCATCGTCCACTTCAAAGTCTCCGCACAAGGCATCACCTTAACTGACAACCAGAGGAA GTTGTTCTTCCGACGACACTACCCGCTGAACACCGTCACCTTCTGCGACCTGGACCCCCAGGAACGAAA GTGGACTAAAACTGACGGCAGCGGCCCAGCCAA GCTCTTCGGCTTTGTGGCCAGGAAGCAAGGAAGCACCACAGACAACATCTGCCACCTCTTTGCCGAGCTGGACCCGGACCAGCCGGCTGCAGCCATCGTCAACTTTGTCTCCAGGGTCATGCTCGGCTCTGGCCAGAAAAGATGA
- the TNS1 gene encoding tensin-1 isoform X3 — protein MDFGSVMNQAVTPCSPAVNYELDATKSPRSGQSRRKTSRSMSLTAAMESSCELDLVYITERIIAVSYPSTAEEQSFCSNLREVAHMLKSKHGDNYVLFNLSERRHDVSKLHPKVLDFGWPDLHTPALEKICSICKAMDTWLNAAPHNVVVLHNKGNRGRLGVVVAAYMHYSNISASADQALDRFAMKRFYEDKVVPVGQPSQKRYIHYFSGLLSGNIKMNNKPLFLHHVIMHGIPNFESKGGCRPFLKIYQAMQPVYTSGIYNVQGDSQTGICITIEPGLLLKGDILLKCYHKKFRSPTRDVIFRVQFHTCAVHDLDVVFGKEDLDEAFRDDRFPEYGKVEFVFSYGPEKIQGMEHLENGPSVSVDYNTSDPLIRWDSYENFNIQREDSAEGTWAEPPLPGKHLEKEVGHTQGPLDGSLYAKVKKKDSLHGSTGAVNAARLPLSATPNHVEHTLSVSSDSGNSTASTKTDRTDEPGVPGAPGGQAVLSPEEKRELDRLLVGFGLESAPPMHNHAPGPVPARLPAMPGRHVVPAQVHVNGNAVALVAERETDILDDELPNQDGHSVGSLGTLSSLDGTTTASEAGYQEAPRVGSLSSLPNGPSSCNGAEKLLKEGLYDGELLSNGGYPYNNQNALMGHQLRDPLPPLRPSASAQDHLAGYLQRPPGSHAPGWLQPQPLPGSQPYLYGYDPAGAYRSRSFPAVDTAKYDTTPVLPQAPARSTSSREAVQRGLNSWQQQGGSRPPSRLQEGGVESHSPSISSCSPQPSPLQLVPPHSHSMPEFPRAPSRREIEQSIEALDVLMLDLAPAVHKSQSVPSTSHQDKPAGPLLSSLSAQPIAGLYARPAPQVVQPRSFGTSVSPVVSEPGGKAYSPGEPDYGVHEYRETYSPYSYQLAPVPEPKSYSRAPAGAPMGILPLSTSYSPVGSQQLLVSSPPSPTVPPQTQMPPKGLESYEDLSRSAEEPLNLEGLVAHRVAGVQSREKPPEESAIPARKRTPSDSHYEKSSPEPSSPRSPTVLSPEVVSTIAANPGGRPKEPHLHSYKEAFEEMEGASPTSPPSGGVRSPPGLAKTPLSALGLKPHNPAEILLHPVGEPRSYVESVARTATMGKGGSLPAAQPGGPEVPARNGSFANSFTAPSPVSTSSPIHSVDGASLRSYPSEGSPHGTVTPPHASAEPVHRSPVNSQMPSAHSSYQNSSPSSFAIVQGGVPGSAYASPEYPDGRGGLQPDLQARPQPQVNVVGVHVLPGSPRALHRTVATNTPPSPGFGRRAVNPSVSGAPGSPGLGRHTAAAHGNLVAPPGSPSLARHQAAAAVPPGSPLYGYPSPEERRPTLSRQSSSSGYQPPSTPSFPVSPAYYPGTSTPHSSSPDSAAYRQGSPTLQPALPEKRRMSAGDRSNSLPNYATINGKASSPLSSGMSSPSGGSAVTFSHTLPDFSKFSMPDISPETRANVKFVQDTSKYWYKPEISREQAIALLKDREPGAFIIRDSHSFRGAYGLAMKVASPPPTVMQQNKKGDITNELVRHFLIETSPRGVKLKGCPNEPNFGCLSALVYQHSIMPLALPCKLVIPDRDPMEEKKDTVSATNSATDLLKQGAACNVLFINSVEMESLTGPQAIAKAVAETLVADPTPTATIVHFKVSAQGITLTDNQRKLFFRRHYPLNTVTFCDLDPQERKWTKTDGSGPAKLFGFVARKQGSTTDNICHLFAELDPDQPAAAIVNFVSRVMLGSGQKR, from the exons GTGCTGGATTTCGGGTGGCCCGATCTGCACACCCCGGCGCTGGAGAAGATCTGCAGCATTTGCAAAGCCATGGACACGTGGCTCAATGCGGCGCCGCACAATGTGGTGGTGCTGCACAACAAG GGGAACCGTGGCcggctgggggtggtggtggctgcCTACATGCACTACAGCAACATCTCGGCCAG CGCTGACCAGGCTCTGGACAGGTTTGCCATGAAGCGCTTCTATGAGGACAAGGTAGTGCCAGTGGGACAGCCATCCCAGAAGAG GTACATCCATTACTTCAGCGGGCTCCTGTCCGGCAACATCAAGATGAACAACAAGCCCCTCTTCCTCCACCACGTCATCATGCATGGCATCCCCAACTTTGAGTCGAAAGGCG GTTGTCGGCCCTTCCTGAAAATCTACCAGGCCATGCAGCCCGTCTACACCTCGGGGATCTA CAACGTGCAAGGGGACAGCCAGACGGGCATCTGCATCACCATTGAGCCCGGTTTGCTCCTCAAGGGCGATATCTTG CTGAAGTGTTACCACAAGAAGTTTCGCAGCCCGACCCGCGATGTGATTTTCCGCGTGCAGTTCCACACGTGCGCTGTGCACGACCTTGACGTTGTCTTTGGCAAGGAGGACCTGGATGAGGCCTTCAGAG ATGACCGCTTCCCTGAGTACGGGAAGGTGGAGTTCGTGTTCTCCTACGGCCCCGAGAAGATCCAAG gCATGGAGCACCTGGAGAACGGGCCCAGCGTTTCCGTGGACTACAACACGTCCGACCCACTCATCCGGTGGGACTCCTACGAGAACTTCAACATCCAGCGCGAGGACAGCGCGGAGGGCACCTGGGCTGAGCCGCCCCTGCCTGGCAAGCACCTGGAGAAAG AGGTTGGGCACACGCAAGGGCCCCTGGACGGGAGCCTCTACGCTAAAGTGAAGAAGAAAGACTCCCTCCACGGCAGCACCGGTGCCGTCAACGCCGCCCGCCTCCCGCTCTCGGCAACACCCAACCACGTCGAGCACACGCTCTCGGTGAGCAGCGACTCAGGCAACTCCACCGCCTCCACCAAGACCGACCGGACCGATGAGCCGGGGGTGCCCGGGGCGCCCGGCGGCCAGGCGGTGCTGAGCCCCGAGGAGAAGCGGGAGCTGGATCGTCTCCTTGTTGGCTTCGGCTTGGAGAGCGCGCCGCCCATGCACAACCACGCGCCCGGCCCCGTGCCGGCGCGCCTGCCTGCCATGCCGGGCCGCCACGTGGTGCCGGCTCAGGTGCATGTCAACGGGAATGCTGTGGCACTGGTGGCCGAGCGGGAGACGGATATCTTGGACGATGAGCTGCCCAACCAGGATGGGCACAGCGTGGGCAGCCTGGGCACGCTCTCCTCCTTGGATGGCACCACCACTGCCAGTGAGGCCGGCTACCAGGAGGCACCCCGGGTGGGCAGCCTTTCCTCCCTGCCCAATGGCCCCTCGAGCTGCAACGGGGCcgagaagctgctgaaggagggGCTGTACGATGGCGAGCTGCTCTCCAACGGCGGCTACCCTTACAACAACCAGAACGCCCTGATGGGCCACCAGCTCCGCGACCCGCTGCCTCCCTTGCGGCCCTCAGCATCTGCTCAGGACCACCTGGCCGGCTACCTGCAGCGCCCGCCGGGCTCTCACGCCCCAGgctggctccagccccagccgTTGCCCGGCTCCCAGCCCTACCTGTACGGCTACGACCCCGCCGGTGCCTACCGCTCCCGGTCCTTCCCGGCGGTGGACACTGCCAAGTACGACACGACCCCGGTGCTGCCCCAGGCTCCGGCTCGCAGCACCAGCAGCCGGGAGGCCGTGCAGAGGGGCTTGAattcctggcagcagcaaggagggAGCCGGCCACCTTCCCGGCTGCAGGAGGGCGGCGTGGAGAGCCACAGCCCCagcatctccagctgcagcccccagcccagtcCGCTGCAGCTGGTGCCCCCGCACAGCCACAGCATGCCCGAATTCCCCCGGGCGCCCTCCCGCCGGGAGATCGAGCAGTCCATCGAAGCGCTTGATGTCCTCATGCTGGACCTTGCGCCTGCCGTCCACAAATCGCAGAGCGTGCCTTCCACCTCCCACCAGGACAAGCCGGCGGGacccctgctctcctccctttcAGCCCAGCCCATTGCTGGTCTCTACGCCCGGCCGGCTCCACAAGTGGTCCAGCCGAGGTCCTTTGGCACCTCCGTGAGCCCCGTGGTCTCCGAGCCTGGAGGCAAAGCCTATTCCCCTGGGGAACCGGACTATGGGGTACATGAGTACCGGGAAACCTACTCGCCCTACAGCTACCAGCTGGCACCGGTGCCGGAGCCGAAGAGCTACAGCCGTGCCCCGGCCGGAGCACCGATGGGCATCCTCCCTCTCAGCACCTCCTACAGCCCTGTGGGGTCTCAGCAGCTCCTCGTGTCTTCCCCGCCTTCCCCCACCGTCCCGCCACAAACCCAGATGCCCCCCAAGGGACTGGAGAGCTACGAAGACCTGTCGAGGTCAGCAGAAGAGCCCTTGAATCTGGAGGGCCTGGTGGCCCACAGGGTGGCAG GGGTGCAGTCCCGGGAGAAGCCCCCAGAGGAGAGTGCCATCCCTGCCCGCAAGCGGACCCCCAGCGACAGCCACTATGAGAAGAGCTCACCGGAGCCCAGCTCGCCCCGCAGCCCCACCGTCCTCTCGCCCGAGGTGGTCAGCACCATCGCGGCCAACCCTGGAGGGAGGCCCAAAGAG cctcaCCTCCACAGCTACAAGGAAGCCTTCGAAGAGATGGAGGGTGCCTCTCCCACCAGCCCACCCTCCGGCGGCG TGCGTTCTCCCCCCGGCCTGGCCAAGACCCCGCTCTCAGCACTGGGGCTGAAACCCCACAACCCGGCTGAGATCCTGCTGCATCCAGTGGGAG AGCCCAGGAGCTACGTCGAGTCGGTGGCCCGCACGGCCACGATGGGCAAGGGAGGGAGCCTGCCCGCTGCCCAGCCCGGGGGCCCGGAGGTGCCTGCCAGGAACGGCAGCTTCGCCAACTCCTtcactgcccccagccctgtctcCACCAGCAGCCCCATTCACAGCGTGGACGG GGCCTCCCTCCGCAGCTACCCATCGGAGGGCAGCCCCCACGGCACGGTTACACCTCCCCACGCCTCGGCTGAGCCTGTTCACCGGTCGCCTGTCAACTCGCAGATGCCCTCTGCTCACAGCAGCTACCAAAACTCGTCTCCATCTTCCTTTGCGATAGTCCAAGGCGGGGTCCCGGGCTCAGCATATGCCAGCCCTGAGTACCCTGATGGCCGAGGTGGCCTCCAGCCGGACCTCCAAGCTCGGCCACAGCCGCAGGTCAATGTGGTGGGGGTCCACGTCCTGCCGGGGAGCCCCCGCGCCCTGCACCGGACAGTGGCTACCAACACGCCGCCCAGCCCTGGCTTCGGGCGAAGAGCTGTCAACCCCAGCGTGAGTGGCGCTCCTGGCAGCCCCGGGCTGGGCAGGCACACCGCGGCGGCCCACGGCAACCTGGTGGCCCCACCGGGGagccccagcctggccaggcaTCAAGCCGCGGCAGCCGTCCCCCCCGGCAGTCCCCTGTATGGCTACCCCAGCCCGGAGGAGAGGCGCCCGACGCTGTCTCGGCAGAGCAGCTCCTCCGGCTACCAGCCTCCCTCCACGCCGTCCTTCCCTGTCTCGCCGGCGTACTACCCTGGCACGAGCACGCCGCACTCCTCCTCCCCGGACTCGGCCGCCTACCGCCAGGGCAGCCCCACGCTGCAGCCTGCGCTGCCCGAGAAGCGGCGGATGTCGGCCGGGGACCGCTCCAACAGCCTGCCCAACTATGCCACCATCAACGGCAAGGCGTCCTCGCCCCTCTCCAGTGGCATGTCCAGCCCCAGCGGTGGGAGTGCCGTCACCTTCTCCCACACCCTGCCGGACTTCTCCAAGTTCTCTATGCCAG aCATCAGCCCTGAGACTCGTGCCAACGTCAAGTTTGTGCAGGACACTTCCAAGTACTGGTACAAACCGGAGATCTCCAGGGAGCAGG CCATCGCGCTGCTGAAGGACAGGGAGCCAGGGGCTTTTATCATCCGAGACAGCCACTCCTTCCGGGGAGCCTACGGCCTCGCCATGAAAGTAGCTTCTCCGCCTCCCACGGTCATGCAGCAGAACAAGAAAG GAGACATCACCAATGAGCTGGTGAGGCACTTCCTCATCGAGACCAGCCCGCGGGGTGTGAAACTAAAAGGATGCCCCAACGAGCCCAATTTTG gctGCCTCTCGGCTCTGGTGTACCAGCACTCCATCATGCCCTTGGCCCTGCCCTGCAAGCTGGTCATTCCTGACCGAG ATCccatggaggaaaagaaagacactGTGTCGGCCACCAACTCGGCCACAGACCTCCTCAAACAGGGTGCGG cctGCAACGTCCTCTTCATCAATTCGGTGGAGATGGAGTCGCTGACGGGCCCCCAGGCCATTGCAAAGGCTGTTGCTGAGACACTGGTGGCTGACCCCACGCCCACCGCTACCATCGTCCACTTCAAAGTCTCCGCACAAGGCATCACCTTAACTGACAACCAGAGGAA GTTGTTCTTCCGACGACACTACCCGCTGAACACCGTCACCTTCTGCGACCTGGACCCCCAGGAACGAAA GTGGACTAAAACTGACGGCAGCGGCCCAGCCAA GCTCTTCGGCTTTGTGGCCAGGAAGCAAGGAAGCACCACAGACAACATCTGCCACCTCTTTGCCGAGCTGGACCCGGACCAGCCGGCTGCAGCCATCGTCAACTTTGTCTCCAGGGTCATGCTCGGCTCTGGCCAGAAAAGATGA